In Microbulbifer pacificus, the genomic stretch GCGCTTAGCCTGTACTCAATTGGGGAACGAGCTGCGTTCCACGACCAATTGAAATTACCTTTGTACTTGCGGAAGCCTGCTTGTCCGGAATCATCCTGTCCGCGCCCTACATCAATATCCGCATTAAACCAGGAAGCACCCTGCACAATGGATAGATCGCCGTAGAGAAAGCCTCCTAAGGCCCTACCGACATAACGCCCACCAAGGGATAGATGTGTAAAAGCATTGCTCGAATCATCTAGGATGATTTCGGTATCGTCGTCAATTATGAATATATTTTCAGTACGCTTCTTGTCTATCCCTCCGAATACAGACCACTTTCCCGACTGTCCTCGGCGAAAAACTCGCTCAAGGCCAACTGACAGCTTCTCGGATTCTCCCTCACTGCTATAGTCGCCGACAGGGGTTTGGGTTTTTGAAAAATTACCTTTAAGAGAAAGCTTCCAAAAGCCTACTGGCAGACTGTATCCGAGATCATATATTTCTCTAAGATAAGTATCGCTATCTTTATAGTCTTGCCTAGCCAAATACAAGCTCAAAGTATCATTGACACCCATCGCGTCAGACATGGCCAAGCTAACGTTGTGCTGGTATTCCCCGGTCTCTTTATCGCCCGAATTATCTGCACCAAGGATAAACGCCCATGGCCGCAGCTTCTCCCGCCGCACATTCAGATAGGAATAGCCATCACGTTCCGAAGGAATCACTTTTACATTGACCGACTTGCCTTTCGTACTCAGGTTTTCAACCATTTGATCAACATCATGTATATTGAGCTTCTTCTCCTGGGCCCAAGGATAGGCACTAAAGAGACTAAGCCGGTCCCTTATAAAACTTGGGCTCTCCCCATTAAGCAAAACACCTTCAATCCTTCCCCACGAAACCTCAAGAGTTAAAGTACCAGAAGAAAGATTCTGGGGATTCACCTTGACAAGAGTTGTCGAATAGCCATTTTCAACGTAGTAATTAGTGAGATTTTCTACCAGTGAGAAAATCTCCGATACACCCAACTCAATCCCTACGTACGGAGTAATTATCTTGCTTTCATCCAAAGATAATGGGGTACCATCCCTTACAATCTCGATCTTCCGAATCAAAAATCGGCTTTCGGAAGAGATATCCACATGTCGCCCCTCTGCCACCACTGAGTCATCCTCAATCACTCTTTCGCGTTCACGCCCCTGAAATTCCTCAATTCTTTTTTGCAACTCTCTTTTTTCAAAGAGATCACGCCGCCTCTCGGCCTCACCGACCTGAGCCATCGCATAATCGGAGAAAGCAAAGCATGAAAGAAAAAAGACACGAATGCCTGTGTTACGCACCAAACCCAATGACTCTTGAGAGTTATCCGCAAAGAAGAATTGGCACATGTTTAACCTCACCCAAACTAAATGCCCCCATAACAGTACCGCAGCCTACACTTTCAAACCCGAACACTTCATTTCAACTTCCTGACCGATTCCTTCCAGAAAAGGCCGGCTTGAAGCTACCCAACAATCAGTAATTGACATAAACACGCTCGACACCACCCTCATGCCGATAACAAATAAAACTAAACGTCAAGATTTTTAATCTAAGAAAGCCCAAGAACCACACCACTACCGAAGACTAACGTTCGTCGAGGGAGATAGGTATACCAATGACAAGATCATTAGTAATAGCACTTTTTACAACAGTAAATTAAACGCCAACATTCTTCTGGCACTTCACATTAAAACCTTACTTCTTAGATATTTCTTAAAAGACAGGGTTTAGCAGAATAATTCAGGAGGATACTTGAGGGGAGCAGGAAAATTCTGATATTAATTTCTATTCTCGGTTCGACTTTGTAACAGTCTACTAACCTCGGACAACAACTTCGGTGGTAAGACTGCTACCTTAATTAGCTGTATTGCAATCTCCCCGAAATTTAATCGAGGTTTTGAGCAGAGACTATTAAAATGATCGCCTAAGGAGCGAATAATGAAGAAGTCTCGATTTCTCCGATAGCCAGATTCTGGCGATTCTGAAGCTGAAGCAGACCCACGAGCGGTGGGAATTCGAGCTGCGCTTTATGCATCTACGTCACTAAAAAGGCTATACCAGGAGTCACAAACGCGCATACCGCCTACATCGTGAACTGGAGCTAAACCTTCGCATCCAGCCGAGACGGCGGATCAAGCGAGACTACTCCGGCGAACTAGATGTACCGACGCTCCGAACCTTGTCTGGTCATCAGCTATCGGTCGAGTGCCTCTAACCCGACTGCTACAGATGGGCCAACTCTCTACTCATACGAGCGGTTAAAAATAGGGGAATTACAGTGTACGGGTTTAGTAGACCACTACGAAATTAAGGAACCAACACTTGCCCAAGAAATTGAGGCATAGCCAATCAGATACCAATAACTTTCAACTATTCCATACAAAGGCCATTTTTGGCTCCCAGAAGGTTACCTTGAGGTAATTAAGTGCGAAAATTTAAATAGCTCAGCCTCTGATCGTATACCCAACTTATTTAAAGCAGATTGCTTTTGAGTACTTATTGTCTTACAGCTTCGCGAGTACTTTTTCGCAATCTCCGTCACGGTCATACCACTCACATAACATCGAAGCACTTCGAGCTCTCGAGGAGAGAGATCATTTAATCTAAGTAAATTTTCGCCTTCATTTCCAGCTAGGGAGCTTTGGCTATTTGCATCCACGGCCCACGGGGGTATATATACATTACCTTTCCATAACTTGCGAACAGCTGCAACAAGCTCATCTGGAGATTGAGATTTACCAACAAACCCACTTGCACCCGCTTTTATCGCCAGACGAACAGTCACCGAATCCTCCGCAGAAGAAGATATCAATAATTTCATCAATGGAAACCGGATATGTAAACGCTTAATCAATGCCAAACCATCTAGTTCATCTTTTGAAAGCATGTAATCAAGTATAAGTAAATCCGGACAATTTTCAGAGATTGACGAAAAAAGCTCTTTACTAGAATCGAACACGCCACAGACGTCAAAATCCACTTCCCTATCTAGTCGAGCTGATATAGCTTGGCACATTAGTGGATGATCATCCAAGACCGCCACTCGCAACTTCTTATTAAACACAAAGGTCATAATTGCCTCAGCCTAAAGAATCCGAAACATATATTATTTATTAGAAGAAAAAATTAGAAACTATTCGCACTAAGCTCTCGATCAATCGCCATCATTACAACAACCAACCGCCTAATTAACGTGGTAACATGATCTCTGCCCAATCCTTCAAGGCAAGCATTCTCTAGCTGATCGCAAAGAGAAAACATAGGACTAACATGAATTAACTGCGCCGGACCCTTTAATTTATGCGCCATCTTCGCCAGTTCTTCGAGTTCGATTTCCATCGCGTAGGACTCCAATAACCTGTAAACATCCTCCCAGTTATTAGTACGAACCTCAGCAACTATAGCCTCAGAATCAAAACCTTGTGCGATCAAGCTATTTTTCACGTCAAAAAGTTGATACTCGGGATACGAATTGGAAACATCAAGATCCAAAAAAAGATCATTAAGCGCTTCCGACTTAATCGGCTTAAAAAGAACTTTATCCATTCCGGCAGTTCTACAGACTGAAACCTCGTCACTTAAAGCATTTGCCGTATAACCAACAATAGGCCTCCTTCTAATTCCTAGAATACTTTCGAAGTTGCGTATTTCACGCGCCAGAAAGTAACCATCTCCAATAGGCATACCGCAATCAGTCACAACTAAGTCATATCTCCCTTTCAAAAAGGCACGTAAAGCCAATACACCATTCGCCTCTTCTGATACCTCAAGCCCGAAACTTTCCAACTGCCGCCTTAGTAAAAGAAGGTTAGTCGGGTGATCATCAACAATTAACACCTTGAAAGAAGGGCCCTGATGCCTCACCAGTTTCACGCAATGGGGTTTGGGAATTTTAGTCGTATCGTCGGCCAATTTAAGATTAAATACAGCGCGAGCTTTGGTACCTGAACTAAGGACGCTAGTTAATTCAAGCTCACCGTCCATCAAGCGACATATTTCCCGACATAGAAACAGCCCCAATCCGGCACTAGTTCGCCCATCATTAGAAGACGGAAATGCAGAAAAACGCTCGAAGACCGACTTCATATTATGCTGCGAAATTCCACAGCCCGTATCTCTAACTGAAATAACTACCTCATAAATATTATCACTACATTTCGAGAATTCGACGCTTGTGCTTACATCACCCTCCGCAGTATTCTTCAATGCATTACTCAACAAATTAGCCACGACCTGCTTTACTCGAACAGGGTCGGCCATAAGCAATTTATCAAGTTTACAATTGAAAGACACAGGAAAACTCAGCCCCTTTTTACTTGCAATAGGCATAAAAGATCTGTGTACGGAATGCACCAGCTCAGAAATATTCACACGTTGAAAATCTAAGATTAAGCATCCTTCTTCGACCCGACTTAAATCAAGAACATCACCAATCATTTCTAGCATGTCGGATGCAGAATCTAGTGCTATCGGTAGCAGCTCATCATTATCTACAGTATCTTTAGGTCCTTTTACCAACAGCTCAAGAATTCCATACACCGAATTCATACGAGTTCGAATTTCATGACTAATTACTGAAACAAACTGGCTCTTCGCTCTGTTTGCTTGTTGTGCGATACTTTTTTGCTGCTGCAGAACCTCTTCCGCCTTCCTCCTGAGAATAATTTGCCGACGCAAGTAAATAGCCCACGCCAGCGACGAAAACACCACCAATAATGAAGAGACCAAGACTGGGAGTATCCAGTACCAATTGGCATGAAAAAAGGATTTAAGATCTGAAGGCTCTCTCCACCTCAACGCCATACTATACATATCTTGAGGGCTAATTTTAGTGATTACTGCATTCAATATAGAGAAGAGCTCTTCATCGCCTTTCATCCCAACAAACGACACAGGAAATCTATCTTCACTTAACACTCGAACAACACGCAAATCGTAATATGGAAACTGCCTTATATAGTAATCGGCTGTTGACTGTAACAAAGCCACGCTTTCAACCGATCCATCTAATAGCATTCTAATACCGCGCATTGCACTTTTTGGATATACTAAATCTGCTTCGGGGTATTCTGCGCTAACAACGGACCCTAATGTTTTACCAACTGCTATGGATATATTTTTATACTTTCCTACACCATGAACATTTCGCTGCCAACCATCTCCCCTAGAAACAAGAACAGCATAACCGTGATAGTATGGGACACTATATATAAGGTCACCACCCTTCATACCTAACTCTACACTTCCACTGATTAAATCAACTTCACCAGCACGTAAAGCGGAAAACGCAGCACCATCATTATCTACAACTTTGTATTTAAAACGGATTCCGGTCTTCGCAGAAATAATAGTCAAAACGTCATCACTAATTCCCGTGTATCTCCCACTATCTGAAACATAGCTAAATGGTGCCACCTCCTTTATGAATGCGACATGAATTTCAGGCATTTTTTGTAGCCATTCTTTCTGAGAATCAGAGAATAGAAGATCTTCACTGGCATCTTCGACAGAGATTGATTGACTTTTTTTACCATTTATTTCAGAAACATCTAGATAAGCTAGCGCCTCCTCGTGGTTACAATATAATTTATGTGAAACTTGAGTATTTATATCAGAGATGGGATGAGAAAAATGGGATAGGAAAGATGGACTACTTTGCTCTCTTAAATTGAGACGGGAACTTTCAAGCCCTGCGTCAAGTGAAGGTATATGTATCGAAAAAAATGGAATAAAACCTAGAAGACCATAAATGAAAGTCAATCTCACATTCATTCCTGCGGCTTCTTAATTTCATCAATTGACAACCAGCTTCTAAGTTCTCCAGCAGCAGCATATTGCATAATTATTGCAATATATGCATCAAAGCGCGACTCTATTTCTTTTACTTGATTATCATACAATCCTGTTTCAGCGGTTAAGACATCAAGTAACGTACGTTTTCCTAAATGGTACCATTGCTGATAATAGTCACGTCGCACCTTATCTGTCTCAATAACCAACTCGCGATACAGGTCAGCACGCGACTTTGCCTTCTCACCCTCAAGATTGGCTGACCTAATTCGAAATTCCAAATCTCTCTGTAAAAATTGTGCTTCATATTTTTGAGATTCAGACCTGTGCAGCGCCGCGCGCTTCGCGGAGCGGATAGAGCCACCGCTAAATGCCGCCCAATTTACAGATATATATGTCTGCCATGGCGTTTCATTTGCAAATACATCTTGCTCAGTACTCTTACTAACCTCCCAGGTCAAACTGGGAAGAGTCGAAGCTCGAATTGATTTTGCCTCGAGCATTGCCGCTTCACTACGGGACTTTGCTTGCTTCACCGTCGGGTGTAATGCGATGCTATCCAGAAGAGAATTTAGATCCGGATTCGATATCCCCCAAATACTTTTATTTGGAACATTGATATTTGAATTACCAATATACTTCTGCAAATTAATTGCTTCTTCATTTGATTTTGCTTCTGCAGCATCGCGTTGCCCCCTAGCTCCGAGAAGGCGAGCACGAGCTTGCGTCAATTCACTTGCTCGACCAGTATCAACTGCGACAACGCCAGAGAGCATCGTTACCAGTTCTTGCATGCGGTTGACATATGCTTGGCTAGATTCAACAATTAGCCTGTATCGTGCCAGATTTATTATACTGGAAAGAACGTTAAAGGCTGCATTTTCCCTCTCCGCCTCAACTTGCTCTCCGGCGGCTTCTGCAAGATTTTCCCTGCTCGCTATTGCTGATCGTATAGCACCCCAATCGTACACAGGTGTAACCATGGTAAATAGCCACCCGCCGGAGCTGCGATTATCAATACCTTCACCATATTCTTTTGATTTAGTTTGTGCACCTATATTCACTTGCGGCCAACGCTGCCCCTTAGCTTCTAAAACCTCTTCTTCTGACGCCGATTTATCGGCTAACGCTCTTTTTACCTCAGGGCTTCGCTGAAAAGAAGCGAGTACTGCCTGACGAAACAAGCTTTTTATTTCCTCAGCAGGCACCTCCACATCACTTGTACCATCAATTTCTTTAACTAGTGATGCGTCTAGATGAGAATCCTCCACACCAAATACATTTGACGTGAAACAAAAAAAAATAAAAAAAACAGTAGAAACAAAAACAGGCGACGAGAGCCTGCCAATGCATCCTCGAAAACCCCATACTGTATTACAGTACGCATTAAAATTATCTTTCACGAAATGCCTCTTTCCCTTTCAGTACAGGCTTAAGCAAGTAGTCGAGTATCGTCTTCTCACCGGTTCGAATTTCTACCGTTGCCAGCATTCCTGGAATAATAGGAAGCGACTTACCGCCCTTACTCAATTCGCTACTATCAGTGAGCACGATTACTCGATAGTACGTATCATCTGGCCTCCCTGCTGCAGCTTTCTTTGTATCTTCAAGAGTATCGGGACTAATATGCTGAACCGTTCCCTTTAGTCCCCCATATATACTGTAGTCATATGCTGTTATCTTCACAGTGGCGGGTAAGCCTGGAGAAATAAAAGCTACATCAGATGGTCGAATTTTTGCTTCTACTAAAAGTTGATCCTCAAGTGGAACTATTTCAAGAATCGGTTCACCGGCTTTAATAACACCACCCACGGTTGTAACTCTTACATTCTTGACCGTACCGCGCAGAGGAGCCTTTATCGTTGTACGATCGAGAACATCAGCGCGCCCAACTAGGTTTTCTTTAACTTGCGACAATTCAAGCTCAAGCTGGACTAATTCCGCATTCGCTTCTGCCCTAAACTTGTTAGTCCGCTCAACAATCTGGGACTTAATGTCATTAGCCTGCCTTCGCATTCGTAACAACTCCACCTCAGACATTAGTCCCTGTGCAGCAAGCGGTTCAGCCAACTCAATTTCTTGTATCGATAATACATAGCTTTTCTCCAATGCCGAAACTGCATCACTTAGTGCACGCTTTCTTGATTGATACGCCTTTTCTTCCTTTTGCACAATATCGGGAAACGCTTTTACTGCGTCAGTAAAACTTATGGGTTGATCGTAGGCCTCCGCTCTAAGACGCGAAATACTCGCTTCCAGTCCAATCATTTTTGAGTATGCTTCCCTGTATGTAGCTTTGGCTCTCGTAGGGTCAATTCGAAGCAACACATCACCCTTATCTACAATAGCCCCCTCTCGCACAAGCATTTCTTTTAGGATACCGCCTTCCAAACTCTCAATAACTTGCTCTCGACTTTTTGCAATTACAGTCGCTTCTCCAACAGTTATCTCTTCTACCCGCGCGAAGTATGCCCACACAACGCCAACCAAAAAAACGACGCCGATTAAATATAGAATTAATCGTGATCCCGGCGTTTTCTGCGCAATTAAAGAAGCTCTTAAGTCATCTAGAAACTCTTCATCACCAGATTTCAATCCGCTGTCATCGCGTCTACTTCTTTTAAACAATTTATTAAACATGGTAAGCACGCCTACTAATCACCAATACATCTTATTAATGTGCCATCACTTTCCACATTGACACATTGAAGCACTCGTGCGACTCCCAACTGCCTAATCATAGCAATACCTTTTAGTGCTAAAAGTGAAAATCGAGTCTCTCAAGTAATGAGTAACACAAAATTTAGAACAACAGCGACTAGCTTAGATCATGAATACGTTCTTCTCTATATAGTGGAATTAGTACAGTTTACTTGGCCAGATTTCGACGCTTTACGCATCTTGACACCAAACCCTACCGCCTCACGGTTGGAGCCAACAGTTTTTCCTAACGCTCTCGACTTTATTTGTGCCAGCACGTGGTCTTTTGCGCCATCCATTGCAATTTCGCCATTTTCGACAACTAAAACCCGATCAACCAATTCCAGAATGGACGGACGATGCGTGACAATAACGAGCGTGTGCCCATCAGTCGTCCGTTTCAGGCTAGAGAGAAATTCGCGCTCTGTCTGCATGTCCATGGCGCTTGTAGGCTCATCCAGTAAAAGAAGGTTAGGACGAGCTAATAGACTACGGGCCAGACAAACCAGTTGTCTCTGACCTCCAGATAGACCTTCCCCCATTTCTCCTATAGGCATATTTAAGCCTTCAGGATGTGCGGCTATAACTCTATCGAGACCCGTTAATTTCAGGACTCTTAATAACTCACTTGCGGTTACATCTTGGCAACCGATCATAATATTTTGCTTCAACGTTCCGTAGAAAAGTTTTGAGTCTTGCCCTACATAACTTACCGCTCTACGCCAGTCCGCGGGATCAATTTGCCTAACATCCAGATTTCCGGATAGGAGCTGCCCGCTTGTTGGTGCATATAACCGTGACATCACTCGCAGTAAGGTCGATTTACCACTACCTATACGCCCCAAAATTGCAACTCGCTCACCCGGTTCTACGGTCAAATTTATATTTTTCAAAACCTGCTGTTTTTGACCATCAGATTCACCAGGGTAGGAAAAACAAACTTCTTTTAACGTTAATTGCCCTTTAAGTTCCGGTTTCGCGAGGTAGTTTTGCTCGGAGTCCCGGTCTCGCGGCATTTCCATCAAACGGTTCAGTGTGCTCAGCCCTGCTTTAGCTTGCTGGAAACGTGTCGCCAACCCCATTACTTGCCCCAATGGTGCGCTTGCACGAGCAGCCAACATTACCGTAGCGATGAGCGCGCCCATTGAAAGCTCACCTGCGTCGATCATATACACGCCAATTACCACGAGCACGACAGTCTGCAATTGTTGTAGAAAGGTCATTACGCCTGTCGCCAAGCTATTTATACGATTTATCTTAAGTGATGTAGTAGATGCAAGAGCGCTACATTCATTCCACTTCCGCTGCATAAACGCTTCGCCACCTACGGCTTTCAAGCTTTCCAAACCTTCAACAGATTCTACGAGTATCCCGTGCTTTAATTGTGATTCACGCATGTTCTGCTTCATCACGCGCGCGAGGGGCCATTGAATAAAAATTCCCACCAAAAGAATAATCACTACAAGAGACAGCGATACCCAACCTAGCGCCCCACCCACAAGGAAAATCACGCCGACAAACATAAGAACGAACGGTAAATCCGCGATACTCGCCAGGCTTGCAGACGCAACGAAATCTCGAACAGACTCGAATTCTCGTAATTGACTCGCAAAAGCACCGGGAGAGGAAGGCTTGTGCTCCATACGGATAGATAGCGCTTGTCGATAGAGCATGCTTCCTATCACTAAGTCTGCTTTTTTCCCCGCAGTATCGATCAGATAAGCTCTCACGTACCTGACTATAGCTTCGAAGCAAAGAGCAATTACGACACCAACCGTCAGCGACCATAGAGTTACAAACGCCTGGTTAGGAATAACTCGATCGTAAACATTCATGGTGAAAAATATGCTGGCAAGTGCAAGTGTATTCGCAAGTACGGTGCCAATTGCCGCACTTCGATAGTAGCGGCGATATCGCCACAAAGTATCAAACAACCAACGAGAAGGTGGTTTCTCGAATTCTTCCCCCGAACGATTATCCGGCTCAGTCAAGGGTTTGATCAGGATCGCGTGGTTACCGTATATACCAGCAAACTCTTCCGCTGTAAGCGATACAGAGTCGAGGCTAACTTCAGGTAAAACCACGATATAGGACTCTACATTTCCCTTTTTACTTTTTTTTTCAAGTAGAACACCAGCTCCGCCACCTTTTCTAAGGAAAATCATCGGCATTAGCTGGTTAGGAAGTTTCTCACTCACACGTTCAACAACCCCACCAGATAGACCTGCGTTGTTTAACGCTCCGAGAGCGAGCGTAGGGGATAGCAACCTTCCTTTTGGTAAGCCTACGGTCAGCGCATCATCGGTACGACCAAGGCCATAGTAGTCACACACCCAGGAAACGCTAGCCAGTAGCGTATCTTCTACCTTGACCGATGAACACCGCATTACGGAGTCATCTACCCAAGAGCCGGCGGTATCATCTGGAACCATTTTCATCTTGTTCACCTATCTAGCGTCACAGGACGCACTACCACAATCAATCATGGTTAAATTTTACACAATTTTATTGTAAGAATTTCCCTAAATGGAGACGGGGGAATAATTAGATAGACGTAAGACGTGGCACTAGCCCTCTAGAATTATGACTGTAACAGGTCATGCAGTTTCAGAGAGAACAAGAGGAAATGTTCAGGCAAAAGAACAATCAATAAAACCAGAGTGCAAGATCGCCTCAATTGCATCAGCTGAATTGTGACATGCAATAAAAAAGCCGTGTGGGGCCTCCACACGGCAAGTGCCTGTCAACAGCACGCAGACACCTAAGCAATCTAACATTGATTCACTCAGGTTTTAGCTTGTCAACAAGTGTTATATTTTCACCTTCTCCGAGATTGTGACATCAACACGGCGGTTTGCAGCCCGGCCACTTGCTGTACGGTTGTCCGCTACAGGGCGATCCTCACCATATGCTTCAACTTGAATGCGGTCAGGAGCAATATTAAAGCTGTTGATAAGGAGGCTTGCCACACTCGCCGCTCGCTCTCGAGAGAGCTTGCGGTTGTATGCAGCAGAGCCTACCGAGTCAGTATGCCCCTGAAGTAGCACCTTAGTTCCTGGATACTGACGCATCGCATCAACAATCTTATTTATTTCACTAAAGCTTGTAATCTCGCTGCTATCATTCTCGAAAGCAGTCTGCACTTTTACATATAGTTCTTTCTCGAGCTTCAGAGCACAGCCATAAACATCCACTCTGGCTCCAGCCGGTGTATTCGCACAACGATCCTTCGAGTCCATTACACCATCGCCATCACTATCCATCTCTACCGGGGGCGTAATCACTGTCACTGAACGATCAGATGGTGAACTAGCGCCGCCAAACTTATAGGTAAAGCCAACACCTGCATAGGTGTCGTTATCATGAGTATCCAACCCATGAAAACGACGCACCTCAGCGCGTACGCCTACATCTTTGTAAAGAGCGTAATCAAAACCAACGCCAAGATTCAACTGAACCTGATCATCAAGCTCAAGATCATCGTCCCCCAAAAACTGTCCGGCACCCGCAGAAAGAAAGAATGGACGGCGCCCGTCTTGGCTTCGTGGGCCAAAATGCATAATACCATCTAGATGATATTGATCGGCATCAATGTCCCGGTAACCTACATTCCCATCGAAATCCAAATATCGGTATGTAGCCTCAGCAGAAAATCTCGAGTTAAAGCCATAGCGAACGCTTCCGCCCACAGCCCTATGCGTGTCAGTCTCACGCTCGCTCAGACCAAGACGCTCTTCTCCATGATCATTTTCAAGGAAATAGCGCCCACCAGAGAGGCTAACACTCCAAGGGTCATCTACCTTACCAAAATCCTCTGCAAAACTCGCAAGCGACAACACACCGCAAGTCACACCAATAGCCAATTGCAGTGTTCTGCTCTGCATTTTCATTTCTTGTACCTCAATCACACACTTAGTTAGCATTAGAGTATTCATCGTATATCTCTCAAAAAAATAGCACCTTAAGAATATCCTGATAAATACGTGTTTTTTTCAACAAAGATACGATCGACCCGATTCACTTCCTTTTCACAAGACCGATCAACAGCAATAGCAAAAGCGCCCCCATAAAGGCATGCAGTATTTCTCCAACCAACCCACTACCAAGGGAAACATCCAGCACTTTTGTGATCCAAGATCCCAGGTAGGCACCGAGTACGCCAACAACGATATTGCCTACAACACCAAGCCCCCGCCGCGCCACCACCAATGAAGCTAACCAGCCAGCTACAGCGCCCACTATAAGAATGTAAATTACATCTTCCATTATTTTTTCTCACATATAATTAGTTTTATTGCCTACCACTTCCACCAAACAATCGATACGCGCAGCCACCCAACACTGCGCCAGCAAGCGGCGACAACCAGAATAGCCATAGCTGGTCGAGCACTTCTTCTCCCGCCACCCATGCTACGCCAGTTGAGCGCGCCGGATTTACCGATGTATTGGTTACCGGAATACTTATAAGGTGCACCAACACCAGCGCCAAACCAATCGCGACCGGCGCAACATATCTCAGAGCGCGGTTGTCAGTGACGGCAAGAATGACCCCAACGAACATTGACGTCATCAACACCTCAACCAATATCGCGACTCCCATACTGTATCCACCGGGTGAAAGCTCACCATAGCCATTACTGGCGAAGCTACCCGCCACTCCGGGCTCCAGAGAAAAACCTACGGCCCCCTGTGCGATCCAGTACAAGGTTCCACCCGCCAATATACCTCCCGCCACTTGGGCCAAGATGTATGGCACCAGCTCGCGCGCAGGAAAACGCCCTGCGACCCAAAAGCCAAAACTCACTGCAGGATTAAAATGCCCCCCGGAGATATGCCCAAATGCGTAAATAGCCGACATCAAAGAAAGGCCGAACGCAAAAGAGACACCGAGTAGTCCAACCCCTAGAGGATTGCCCGTACCGCCGAACATCGCCGCAAGCACTGCAGTACCACAACCTCCTATCACCAACCAAAAGGTTCCGAGGAATTCCCCACCCATCCGGTAATATATATTCTTCATAAAATGATTACCCAAAGCTAAACGCCCAACAGAAATAGGTTTTAAAACTTCACTTAAATTAAATTACTATCGAGCCCTACCTCCAGAAGCCAACTTGACTCCCACCCTGATCCGCCACCGCTCGATCCTGAGCCAAAGCGATTGCAACAACACGCGCTGGAATTTGCCTTTCACCTGACAGATAGTAGCGGAGCATCCGCACGGAAATATCAAATATTTCCGCGGCAACCTCCTGGGTCAACTTATGTTTTTCTCGCCATTGATCTAACTGCTCCGGAC encodes the following:
- a CDS encoding GlsB/YeaQ/YmgE family stress response membrane protein, with amino-acid sequence MEDVIYILIVGAVAGWLASLVVARRGLGVVGNIVVGVLGAYLGSWITKVLDVSLGSGLVGEILHAFMGALLLLLLIGLVKRK
- the aqpZ gene encoding aquaporin Z, with amino-acid sequence MKNIYYRMGGEFLGTFWLVIGGCGTAVLAAMFGGTGNPLGVGLLGVSFAFGLSLMSAIYAFGHISGGHFNPAVSFGFWVAGRFPARELVPYILAQVAGGILAGGTLYWIAQGAVGFSLEPGVAGSFASNGYGELSPGGYSMGVAILVEVLMTSMFVGVILAVTDNRALRYVAPVAIGLALVLVHLISIPVTNTSVNPARSTGVAWVAGEEVLDQLWLFWLSPLAGAVLGGCAYRLFGGSGRQ
- a CDS encoding helix-turn-helix domain-containing protein, which produces MFEVAMSPEQLDQWREKHKLTQEVAAEIFDISVRMLRYYLSGERQIPARVVAIALAQDRAVADQGGSQVGFWR
- a CDS encoding HlyD family type I secretion periplasmic adaptor subunit; the protein is MFNKLFKRSRRDDSGLKSGDEEFLDDLRASLIAQKTPGSRLILYLIGVVFLVGVVWAYFARVEEITVGEATVIAKSREQVIESLEGGILKEMLVREGAIVDKGDVLLRIDPTRAKATYREAYSKMIGLEASISRLRAEAYDQPISFTDAVKAFPDIVQKEEKAYQSRKRALSDAVSALEKSYVLSIQEIELAEPLAAQGLMSEVELLRMRRQANDIKSQIVERTNKFRAEANAELVQLELELSQVKENLVGRADVLDRTTIKAPLRGTVKNVRVTTVGGVIKAGEPILEIVPLEDQLLVEAKIRPSDVAFISPGLPATVKITAYDYSIYGGLKGTVQHISPDTLEDTKKAAAGRPDDTYYRVIVLTDSSELSKGGKSLPIIPGMLATVEIRTGEKTILDYLLKPVLKGKEAFRER
- a CDS encoding OmpA family protein — encoded protein: MNTLMLTKCVIEVQEMKMQSRTLQLAIGVTCGVLSLASFAEDFGKVDDPWSVSLSGGRYFLENDHGEERLGLSERETDTHRAVGGSVRYGFNSRFSAEATYRYLDFDGNVGYRDIDADQYHLDGIMHFGPRSQDGRRPFFLSAGAGQFLGDDDLELDDQVQLNLGVGFDYALYKDVGVRAEVRRFHGLDTHDNDTYAGVGFTYKFGGASSPSDRSVTVITPPVEMDSDGDGVMDSKDRCANTPAGARVDVYGCALKLEKELYVKVQTAFENDSSEITSFSEINKIVDAMRQYPGTKVLLQGHTDSVGSAAYNRKLSRERAASVASLLINSFNIAPDRIQVEAYGEDRPVADNRTASGRAANRRVDVTISEKVKI
- a CDS encoding type I secretion system permease/ATPase; translated protein: MKMVPDDTAGSWVDDSVMRCSSVKVEDTLLASVSWVCDYYGLGRTDDALTVGLPKGRLLSPTLALGALNNAGLSGGVVERVSEKLPNQLMPMIFLRKGGGAGVLLEKKSKKGNVESYIVVLPEVSLDSVSLTAEEFAGIYGNHAILIKPLTEPDNRSGEEFEKPPSRWLFDTLWRYRRYYRSAAIGTVLANTLALASIFFTMNVYDRVIPNQAFVTLWSLTVGVVIALCFEAIVRYVRAYLIDTAGKKADLVIGSMLYRQALSIRMEHKPSSPGAFASQLREFESVRDFVASASLASIADLPFVLMFVGVIFLVGGALGWVSLSLVVIILLVGIFIQWPLARVMKQNMRESQLKHGILVESVEGLESLKAVGGEAFMQRKWNECSALASTTSLKINRINSLATGVMTFLQQLQTVVLVVIGVYMIDAGELSMGALIATVMLAARASAPLGQVMGLATRFQQAKAGLSTLNRLMEMPRDRDSEQNYLAKPELKGQLTLKEVCFSYPGESDGQKQQVLKNINLTVEPGERVAILGRIGSGKSTLLRVMSRLYAPTSGQLLSGNLDVRQIDPADWRRAVSYVGQDSKLFYGTLKQNIMIGCQDVTASELLRVLKLTGLDRVIAAHPEGLNMPIGEMGEGLSGGQRQLVCLARSLLARPNLLLLDEPTSAMDMQTEREFLSSLKRTTDGHTLVIVTHRPSILELVDRVLVVENGEIAMDGAKDHVLAQIKSRALGKTVGSNREAVGFGVKMRKASKSGQVNCTNSTI